In the genome of Cryptomeria japonica chromosome 8, Sugi_1.0, whole genome shotgun sequence, one region contains:
- the LOC131031277 gene encoding FAD synthetase, chloroplastic isoform X1: MGIALHSLTACKELLCWDKQAHYNLYRKKCIRVSKKGKGSWNVTRVLSSFGAQEADMGTKASGKEKLLIDCGPDQQCVLGGIVALGKFDALHIGHRELAIQAAKIGVPFLLSFVGIDEVLGLEKRLPVVAKCDRKRALSLWAPLCGGMVPHEYHVQFAQVRSLSPRQFVESLSKELGVTGVVAGSNYRFGYKASGDASDLVQLCGEFGLKAYIVDPVMDKFDGSISEQGNMGTDTREKGQVSSTLIRKALAGGNIKRVEELLGRKHRLMLTTANCAVTKNTLLACRSSVLNQPPKEGIYGCLIVTNDHNHVDINCNENVIGYGDMRIDSSQIEVTLREHNSLVPLNRNTCIGLEFECSRTC; encoded by the exons AGCTCACTATAATTTATATAGGAAAAAATGTATTAGAGTCTCTAAAAAGGGAAAAGGATCGTGGAATGTAACGAGAGTATTAAGTTCATTTGGAGCACAGGAAGCAGATATGGGGACAAAGGCCAGTGGTAAAGAGAAGCTTCTTATTGACTGTGGACCCGATCAACAATGTGTACTTG GAGGAATTGTTGCActtggaaaatttgatgcactgCACATTGGTCATCGTGAACTGGCAATACAGGCAGCAAAAATAGGGGTGCCTTTTCTCTTATCCTTTGTAGGAATTGATGAGGTCCTTGGCTTGGAGAAACG GCTACCTGTGGTTGCTAAATGTGATCGAAAGCGAGCACTTTCACTGTGGGCACCTTTGTGTGGTGGTATGGTACCACATGAATACCATGTCCAATTCGCTCAAGTTCGTTCTTTGAGCCCCCGTCAATTTGTGGAGAGTCTCTCAAAGGAATTAGGAGTGACAGGAGTTGTAGCAG GTTCAAATTACAGATTTGGGTACAAAGCTTCAGGGGATGCATCAGATTTAGTCCAGTTGTGTGGAGAATTTGGCCTCAAAGCTTACATTGTTGACCCTGTCATGGATAAGTTTGACGGATCAATTTCAGAGCAAGGAAATATGGGAACAGATACTAGAGAGAAAGGGCAGGTATCTTCGACTCTCATTCGTAAAGCTCTAGCCGGTGGCAATATCAAGCGTGTAGAAGAACTTCTTGGTAGAAAGCATCGGCTAATGTTAACAACAGCCAATTGTGCTGTTACAAAAAATACGTTGCTTGCCTGCAGGTCATCTGTGCTAAATCAGCCACCTAAGGAGGGCATATATGGTTGCTTGATAGTGACCAATGATCATAATCATGTGGACATTAATTGCAATGAAAATGTTATAGGATATGGTGATATGAGAATAGATTCTTCACAAATAGAAGTCACATTACGTGAACATAACTCCTTGGTACCACTAAATAGAAATACTTGTATTGGTCTAGAATTTGAATGCTCAAGAACATGTTGA
- the LOC131031277 gene encoding FAD synthetase, chloroplastic isoform X2 produces the protein MGTKASGKEKLLIDCGPDQQCVLGGIVALGKFDALHIGHRELAIQAAKIGVPFLLSFVGIDEVLGLEKRLPVVAKCDRKRALSLWAPLCGGMVPHEYHVQFAQVRSLSPRQFVESLSKELGVTGVVAGSNYRFGYKASGDASDLVQLCGEFGLKAYIVDPVMDKFDGSISEQGNMGTDTREKGQVSSTLIRKALAGGNIKRVEELLGRKHRLMLTTANCAVTKNTLLACRSSVLNQPPKEGIYGCLIVTNDHNHVDINCNENVIGYGDMRIDSSQIEVTLREHNSLVPLNRNTCIGLEFECSRTC, from the exons ATGGGGACAAAGGCCAGTGGTAAAGAGAAGCTTCTTATTGACTGTGGACCCGATCAACAATGTGTACTTG GAGGAATTGTTGCActtggaaaatttgatgcactgCACATTGGTCATCGTGAACTGGCAATACAGGCAGCAAAAATAGGGGTGCCTTTTCTCTTATCCTTTGTAGGAATTGATGAGGTCCTTGGCTTGGAGAAACG GCTACCTGTGGTTGCTAAATGTGATCGAAAGCGAGCACTTTCACTGTGGGCACCTTTGTGTGGTGGTATGGTACCACATGAATACCATGTCCAATTCGCTCAAGTTCGTTCTTTGAGCCCCCGTCAATTTGTGGAGAGTCTCTCAAAGGAATTAGGAGTGACAGGAGTTGTAGCAG GTTCAAATTACAGATTTGGGTACAAAGCTTCAGGGGATGCATCAGATTTAGTCCAGTTGTGTGGAGAATTTGGCCTCAAAGCTTACATTGTTGACCCTGTCATGGATAAGTTTGACGGATCAATTTCAGAGCAAGGAAATATGGGAACAGATACTAGAGAGAAAGGGCAGGTATCTTCGACTCTCATTCGTAAAGCTCTAGCCGGTGGCAATATCAAGCGTGTAGAAGAACTTCTTGGTAGAAAGCATCGGCTAATGTTAACAACAGCCAATTGTGCTGTTACAAAAAATACGTTGCTTGCCTGCAGGTCATCTGTGCTAAATCAGCCACCTAAGGAGGGCATATATGGTTGCTTGATAGTGACCAATGATCATAATCATGTGGACATTAATTGCAATGAAAATGTTATAGGATATGGTGATATGAGAATAGATTCTTCACAAATAGAAGTCACATTACGTGAACATAACTCCTTGGTACCACTAAATAGAAATACTTGTATTGGTCTAGAATTTGAATGCTCAAGAACATGTTGA